The following coding sequences lie in one Candidatus Dependentiae bacterium genomic window:
- the ileS gene encoding isoleucine--tRNA ligase translates to MNEKEQKNPYQSTLNLPTTEFSIRANAHEKEPELLKRWKERGIVQKVVEKNKGKTKFVLHDGPPYANGHIHMGHALNKILKDIVCKSQRMIGKYVPFVVGWDCHGLPIELKVMKELETQAQENALHKSMVKQACREYASGWIAAQKEEFESLGVLSDQTTRYATMDPTYEASTVRALATFVKKGFIERKGKTVPWCASCKTVLATAEIEYQDRKDPSSYVLFPVPDELARMTFPFAFEKHKELEVNFLVWTTTPWTLPLNRALVINPTTEYVVLKEPTTNRAFIVAAQLADKICQMLTIEKQVVAEFDAVVFQDKRVYHPLIDHVTVPVLLDESILANEGTAVLHCAPGCGPDDYLLGIKNNLEIFSPVSDDGKYTFGIMPAELEGMPVADGQFWVLKALAQKGRLLHKTSLTHSYPHCWRCHNGLIFRATDQWFCDLQKNDLVSKALHELEYIEFIPAWGKQRLLSFVGNRTEWCISRQRQWGVPIPALLCGTCNWAYLDAEFIAKVADRVAHQGVEYWDWVTITDLLEEGLLKPDFACASCGNNDVSSFVKEEDILDVWFDSGASSYAVLAQDSNMLGFPADLYLEGSDQHRGWFQSSLLCAMVIEGKAPYKALLTHGFVVDEKKHKMSKSVGNVVAPNEVIKQYSRDILRLWVASADYQDDIVISEKVLKNMAEVYRKIRNTCRFLISNLYDFDASKDLVALESLLSLDQFALAQLHELNAKVQDAYAQYHFSSIVQLVNNYCANDLSAVYLDVIKDRLYCEKADGHPRRSAQTVMYHMLQVLVRLLAPIMSFTAEEIADHVGLDQDSVHLTDFAPCRDIWEELRPVDHLRVPLGQSRVESTVKMQGFWIMLHELRAAVLKAIEPLREQGVVKHSLEAKVTIHVTKIEGIRDLFNEFVQEHKSLEDVNKFFKDWLIVSHVEFVSSLGDCQSTDLNWLSLKVEHADGVKCPRCWHWCISTHDKQLCKRCELVLK, encoded by the coding sequence ATGAATGAAAAAGAACAAAAGAACCCCTATCAAAGTACTTTAAATTTACCAACAACCGAATTCTCAATTCGTGCGAATGCGCATGAAAAAGAGCCAGAACTTTTGAAGCGTTGGAAAGAGCGTGGTATCGTTCAAAAAGTTGTTGAGAAAAACAAAGGCAAAACAAAATTTGTTTTGCATGATGGCCCTCCTTATGCGAACGGTCATATTCATATGGGGCATGCGCTCAACAAAATTTTGAAAGATATCGTTTGCAAGTCGCAGCGCATGATCGGCAAGTACGTTCCGTTTGTTGTAGGGTGGGACTGTCATGGCCTCCCCATCGAGCTCAAGGTAATGAAAGAGCTTGAAACACAAGCCCAAGAAAATGCGCTCCATAAGTCGATGGTCAAGCAAGCGTGCCGTGAATATGCTTCTGGCTGGATAGCTGCGCAAAAAGAGGAATTTGAAAGCCTAGGCGTGCTTTCAGATCAGACAACACGCTATGCAACCATGGATCCAACCTATGAAGCATCAACCGTGCGAGCACTTGCAACCTTTGTAAAAAAAGGTTTTATTGAGCGCAAGGGCAAAACAGTGCCATGGTGTGCTTCGTGCAAAACGGTACTTGCAACAGCAGAAATTGAATATCAAGATCGCAAAGATCCATCCAGTTATGTGCTCTTTCCCGTGCCAGACGAACTTGCACGCATGACCTTCCCTTTTGCATTTGAAAAGCACAAAGAGCTTGAAGTTAATTTTTTAGTCTGGACAACAACGCCGTGGACTTTGCCGCTCAACCGTGCGCTTGTCATCAATCCTACCACTGAATATGTTGTACTCAAGGAGCCTACAACCAACAGAGCATTTATTGTTGCAGCTCAGTTAGCTGATAAAATTTGTCAGATGCTTACTATTGAAAAGCAGGTTGTTGCAGAATTTGATGCCGTTGTGTTTCAGGACAAGCGTGTCTATCATCCCCTCATTGACCATGTCACCGTTCCGGTTCTGCTTGATGAATCAATTTTGGCCAATGAAGGAACAGCTGTTTTGCATTGTGCGCCGGGTTGCGGGCCAGACGATTACTTGCTTGGTATTAAAAATAATTTAGAAATTTTCTCACCAGTCTCCGATGATGGAAAATATACCTTTGGCATCATGCCTGCAGAGCTTGAGGGAATGCCGGTTGCCGATGGGCAATTTTGGGTACTCAAGGCATTGGCACAAAAAGGGCGCTTGCTTCATAAAACCTCCCTTACTCACTCATATCCACATTGCTGGCGTTGTCACAATGGGTTGATTTTCAGAGCAACCGATCAGTGGTTTTGTGATCTGCAAAAAAATGATCTTGTTTCTAAAGCGTTGCACGAGCTTGAGTATATTGAATTTATTCCTGCGTGGGGTAAGCAGCGTCTTTTATCATTTGTTGGCAACAGAACCGAGTGGTGCATTTCGCGTCAGCGCCAATGGGGCGTTCCGATTCCAGCTTTGTTATGCGGCACCTGTAATTGGGCATACTTGGATGCAGAATTTATTGCCAAAGTTGCAGACCGCGTTGCGCATCAAGGTGTTGAATATTGGGATTGGGTGACCATTACCGATCTTCTTGAAGAAGGTTTACTCAAGCCAGACTTTGCATGCGCAAGTTGTGGCAACAACGATGTAAGCTCTTTTGTTAAAGAAGAGGATATTCTTGATGTTTGGTTCGACTCCGGTGCAAGCAGCTATGCCGTGCTTGCTCAAGATTCCAACATGTTAGGGTTTCCTGCAGACTTGTACCTTGAAGGGTCCGATCAGCATCGAGGCTGGTTTCAAAGCTCTTTGCTCTGTGCAATGGTGATTGAGGGCAAAGCTCCGTACAAAGCGTTGTTAACACACGGTTTTGTGGTTGATGAAAAAAAGCACAAAATGTCCAAGTCGGTTGGCAACGTAGTTGCGCCCAATGAAGTAATCAAGCAGTACAGCCGCGATATTTTGCGCTTGTGGGTTGCCAGTGCCGATTATCAAGACGACATTGTTATTTCTGAAAAAGTGCTTAAAAATATGGCGGAAGTGTATCGAAAAATTCGTAACACCTGCCGATTTCTTATTTCAAATTTGTATGACTTTGATGCATCAAAAGATCTGGTTGCGTTAGAAAGTCTTTTGAGTTTGGATCAATTTGCTTTGGCGCAGCTTCATGAGCTCAATGCAAAAGTTCAAGATGCTTACGCGCAGTATCATTTCTCAAGCATTGTGCAGCTGGTGAATAATTATTGTGCCAACGATTTGAGTGCTGTTTACTTGGACGTTATCAAGGATCGTTTGTACTGTGAAAAAGCTGATGGTCATCCTCGGCGTTCGGCCCAAACGGTTATGTATCATATGCTCCAGGTGCTTGTTCGTTTGCTCGCGCCGATTATGTCATTTACTGCAGAAGAAATTGCCGATCATGTTGGGCTTGATCAAGATTCTGTTCATTTGACCGACTTTGCCCCTTGTCGAGATATTTGGGAAGAGTTGCGTCCGGTTGATCATCTACGTGTACCACTTGGTCAGTCGCGTGTTGAGTCGACCGTGAAAATGCAAGGCTTCTGGATCATGCTGCATGAATTGCGCGCTGCAGTGCTCAAGGCAATTGAACCATTGCGTGAGCAGGGTGTCGTCAAGCATTCACTCGAGGCAAAAGTGACTATACACGTCACCAAGATTGAGGGCATACGCGACCTGTTCAATGAATTTGTACAAGAACATAAATCGCTTGAAGATGTGAATAAATTCTTCAAAGACTGGCTCATTGTTTCACATGTTGAGTTTGTTTCGTCACTTGGCGACTGTCAGTCAACCGATCTTAACTGGTTGTCGCTCAAGGTTGAGCATGCCGATGGGGTTAAATGCCCACGTTGTTGGCATTGGTGCATCAGTACCCATGACAAGCAACTGTGTAAGCGTTGCGAAT
- a CDS encoding ankyrin repeat domain-containing protein: MNISKKIMFFLLLALVSGDALWAAQPQQMCFNHDEETFYLTNIGTLRDLLETKELNVNARDQAGRTLLIAAIEANSLDVIELLVANGVDIDLGIDCAEQPPLHCAIWNFHSGIVEFLLDHGTQHINYPDADGTLPLCTAAHGGRLINDIDDKTITPEDLQTYLPVCQEMIRLLVSRGADINGKNTPGETALHEAVTWGLPELAKTLIDLGADINAQDSKGKTPLDYAYERDNQEIISILTQPIHA; the protein is encoded by the coding sequence ATGAATATCTCAAAAAAAATTATGTTTTTTTTACTCCTTGCTCTTGTTTCAGGTGATGCGCTCTGGGCCGCACAACCTCAACAAATGTGCTTTAACCATGATGAGGAAACGTTTTATCTCACAAATATCGGTACTTTAAGAGATTTACTCGAAACAAAAGAGCTCAATGTTAATGCACGCGACCAAGCGGGAAGAACTTTATTAATTGCTGCCATAGAAGCCAACAGCTTAGACGTTATTGAACTTTTGGTTGCAAACGGAGTTGATATTGACCTAGGAATTGATTGCGCCGAGCAACCGCCCTTACACTGCGCCATATGGAATTTTCATAGTGGTATTGTCGAGTTTTTATTAGACCATGGAACACAACATATCAACTATCCAGATGCTGATGGCACGCTACCTCTTTGCACCGCTGCGCATGGCGGAAGGCTCATCAATGATATCGATGATAAAACTATTACACCGGAAGACCTACAAACCTATCTCCCTGTGTGCCAAGAAATGATTCGTCTTTTGGTCAGCAGGGGTGCTGATATCAATGGAAAAAATACACCGGGTGAAACAGCGCTCCACGAAGCGGTCACCTGGGGACTTCCAGAGCTTGCCAAAACGCTTATTGATTTAGGCGCTGATATCAATGCTCAGGATAGCAAAGGAAAAACACCACTTGATTATGCATATGAACGCGATAACCAAGAAATTATCTCAATTTTAACTCAACCGATTCATGCATGA